The genomic stretch CGTACGAATTTGTAGGAGAAATCCCGTAGCACGCGGAAATTTCCATAGCTTTTGTTCACGTGTTCCAGTTCCAGAATCTTCTTACCGAGGCGCTGGCCTTTAATATCGAGTTCCAGTTGCTGCTCTGTCGTGTTTTGAGAGGCGACTTCTTTTATTTTATAGAAATTATCGATCCTGTATTTTGCCTTGTGTCCGCGGGCTTGCGGCATCCGGCGCATCCATTCTTGTTCCGTGCGTAGCAGGTTTTTGGCCTTGTCGATCGAGGCGTTGCGGGCCTCAATTCGTTCGTCTCTCTTTTCAAGATAATAGGAGTAGTTTCCTTCGTAGGCGAATAATCCGAAATCGTCGATTTCGATGATCTTGTCGCACACCCGATCCAGAAAATAACGGTCGTGAGTCACCATGAGTAAAGTGGCATTCGTTTTTTCGAGGTACTCTTCCAGCCATTCGGTCATCTCCACATCCAAATGGTTCGTCGGCTCGTCAAGGATCAGGAAATCGGGATTGCTGATCAATATTTTGGCCAGCCCGACACGTTTGCGCTGTCCCCCGGATAGCTCCTTAATTCGCTGGCTATACTTGTCAACCTTGAGTTCCGACAGGATTTGTTTTACTTGCGTGTCGTAGTCCCATGCGGCGAGAGCGTCCATTTGTGGGATGAGTTCTTCGAGAGCCGATGCGTCGTTGTCCTTCACGGCTTGCTCGTATGTTTTGATTAATTTCAAGGTCGGGTTCTCCGAGTTGAACACCTCTTCAAACACGTAATTTTCCGGGTTGAGTTCCGGGTCTTGGTCCAGAATACCGATTGAAATGTCGTTACGGAAGATCACGGAACCCGTGTCCGCGGAGTCTTTGCCCGCAATGATACGTAACAGGGTGGATTTTCCCATCCCGTTCTTGGCAATTAGAGCTACCTTTTGATTTTTGCCGATTCCAAAAGTTATATTTTCAAACAGGAGTTGTTCCCCGAAACGTTTACTAAGATTTTCGACTTGTAAAAAACTAATCATGGAGTAATTTATGATTTTAGATTTTAAATTTTAGATTTTAAATGGAGTGATTCTGTGATTTATGAATTAGTGATTAATAGCGAATCGCATTACGTGGCTGGAATCATTAAATCTAAAGTCACTAAATCGTTGAATTTAAAAACGCTTTCCGTTTCCCTTCCTCGAAACGTTCGATGGCGTACCGTAACATGGTACGGGGCATTTCCTTGTAGCGAGGTGTGAGATAATCGACTAAGAGTTGTTCATCCTCTTTGCCTATTTCACGGAGAATCCAGCCCACGGCTTTGTGGATCAGATCGTGAGGGTGGTGCTGGAGAAGGTCGGCAATAGCGAGAGCATCCTTGAATTCACCTTGTTTCACGAAATGCATACA from Butyricimonas virosa encodes the following:
- a CDS encoding ABC-F family ATP-binding cassette domain-containing protein, whose protein sequence is MISFLQVENLSKRFGEQLLFENITFGIGKNQKVALIAKNGMGKSTLLRIIAGKDSADTGSVIFRNDISIGILDQDPELNPENYVFEEVFNSENPTLKLIKTYEQAVKDNDASALEELIPQMDALAAWDYDTQVKQILSELKVDKYSQRIKELSGGQRKRVGLAKILISNPDFLILDEPTNHLDVEMTEWLEEYLEKTNATLLMVTHDRYFLDRVCDKIIEIDDFGLFAYEGNYSYYLEKRDERIEARNASIDKAKNLLRTEQEWMRRMPQARGHKAKYRIDNFYKIKEVASQNTTEQQLELDIKGQRLGKKILELEHVNKSYGNFRVLRDFSYKFVRGEKIGIIGKNGVGKSTFLNIITRQIEPDNGTIEIGETVVYGYYKQDGISFKEDDRPIDIVKNISEKIDLGNGRVMSASQFLEYFLFPDKLQYSLVAKLSGGERRRLYLLTVLMSNPNFLILDEPTNDLDIMTLNVLEDYLKSFQGCLIIVSHDRFFTDKVVDRVFAFEGDGVVKDFPGNYTQYKNKKEEEELLRKQEEKKIPVAPKPVREKEKVRKLTFKEKQEIQQLESDMEKLNTEKTTLETALNSGALDTEELVKSSQRIAEIIDLLDEKEMRWLELSEIE